The following are from one region of the Streptococcus sp. 1643 genome:
- a CDS encoding SP0191 family lipoprotein, which yields MKKVLGLVFASLLVLSGCGQTNTATTESSGTASSVDSSTKSSQVKEEIKETTKVLKGKMEEFDVTMTFVYTDVVKQFKMDMLGEFGEEIPAEITPEEFQEVFREAVESSPEYIEIKDEPGVKVEYFITDNKKMRIVIDLDLEKADMDRIKKTYFFESLKDSVEDFKKPNTLIAGLKLQGFREE from the coding sequence ATGAAGAAAGTTTTAGGATTAGTTTTTGCATCGTTACTTGTTCTTTCTGGCTGTGGTCAAACCAATACTGCAACAACAGAGTCAAGTGGCACAGCGAGTTCGGTTGATTCATCCACAAAGTCAAGTCAGGTGAAAGAAGAAATCAAGGAAACGACCAAAGTTCTCAAAGGGAAGATGGAAGAATTTGATGTCACTATGACTTTTGTTTACACGGATGTTGTAAAACAATTCAAGATGGATATGTTGGGAGAATTTGGAGAGGAAATTCCTGCAGAAATTACTCCGGAAGAATTTCAAGAAGTCTTTCGCGAAGCAGTGGAAAGCTCTCCAGAGTATATTGAAATCAAGGACGAGCCAGGTGTTAAAGTTGAATATTTTATCACCGATAATAAAAAGATGAGAATAGTTATTGATCTTGACCTTGAGAAAGCAGATATGGATAGAATTAAAAAGACTTATTTCTTTGAATCACTTAAGGATAGTGTAGAAGACTTTAAGAAACCAAATACTCTGATTGCTGGTTTAAAGTTACAAGGATTTAGAGAAGAATAA